A stretch of Gossypium hirsutum isolate 1008001.06 chromosome A06, Gossypium_hirsutum_v2.1, whole genome shotgun sequence DNA encodes these proteins:
- the LOC107941567 gene encoding heat stress transcription factor B-4 isoform X2: protein MALMLDNCEGILLSLDSHKPVPAPFLTKTYQLVDDPTTDHIVSWGEDDTTFVVWRPPEFARDLLPNYFKHNNFSSFGFRKIVPDRWEFANEYFKKGEKHLLCEIHRRKTAQPQVTAALNHYNHHHRHLHTQSPMVNNTHYGYFPFPSRVSISPPDSDEQTTNWCDSPPLSSTTGGGGSYNNSSVTALSEDNERLRRSNNLLISELAHMKKLYNDIIYFVQNHVKPVTPSNSYSPSLLLCSPNQHHFGYYPNSPTPQVQVLNEEPNNNKTKLFGVPLQSKKRLHPEYGGSTAANMETHKPRLVLEKDDIGLNLMPSSTC, encoded by the exons ATGGCTTTAATGCTTGATAATTGTGAAGGCATATTACTATCACTTGACTCACACAAACCAGTACCAGCTCCATTTTTAACCAAAACTTACCAACTTGTCGACGATCCCACCACCGATCACATTGTTTCATGGGGTGAAGATGATACTACTTTTGTTGTATGGCGGCCACCCGAGTTTGCTCGTGATCTTCTTCCTAATTACTTCAAGCACAATAATTTCTCTAGCTTT ggttttaggaagATTGTACCGGATAGATGGGAATTTGCCAATGAGTACTTCAAGAAAGGTGAAAAACACTTGCTTTGTGAGATCCATAGAAGGAAAACAGCTCAGCCACAAGTGACGGCAGCGTTAAACCACTACAACCACCACCACCGTCATTTACACACACAGTCACCTATGGTTAATAATACTCATTATGGTTACTTTCCATTTCCAAGCCGAGTTAGCATTTCACCACCTGACTCAGATGAACAAACAACCAACTGGTGTGACTCACCACCGCTTTCTTCAACCACCGGCGGTGGAGGAAGCTATAACAACAGCTCGGTTACAGCTTTATCAGAAGACAATGAAAGGTTAAGAAGAAGCAACAATTTACTCATCTCTGAATTAGCACATATGAAAAAGCTTTACAATGATATCATCTACTTTGTTCAAAACCATGTTAAACCAGTCACTCCAAGTAATTCATATTCTCCTTCTTTGCTCCTTTGTTCCCCAAACCAGCACCACTTTGGGTATTATCCAAATAGTCCAACACCCCAAGTTCAAGTCTTAAATGAAGAACCAAACAACAACAAGACAAAGCTCTTCGGTGTCCCTTTACAATCCAAGAAAAGGTTACACCCTGAATATGGTGGTTCAACGGCAGCTAACATGGAGACTCATAAACCTCGTTTGGTCTTAGAAAAAGATGATATAGGGTTGAATCTTATGCCTTCTTCTACATGTTAG
- the LOC107941567 gene encoding heat stress transcription factor B-4 isoform X1: protein MALMLDNCEGILLSLDSHKPVPAPFLTKTYQLVDDPTTDHIVSWGEDDTTFVVWRPPEFARDLLPNYFKHNNFSSFVRQLNTYGFRKIVPDRWEFANEYFKKGEKHLLCEIHRRKTAQPQVTAALNHYNHHHRHLHTQSPMVNNTHYGYFPFPSRVSISPPDSDEQTTNWCDSPPLSSTTGGGGSYNNSSVTALSEDNERLRRSNNLLISELAHMKKLYNDIIYFVQNHVKPVTPSNSYSPSLLLCSPNQHHFGYYPNSPTPQVQVLNEEPNNNKTKLFGVPLQSKKRLHPEYGGSTAANMETHKPRLVLEKDDIGLNLMPSSTC from the exons ATGGCTTTAATGCTTGATAATTGTGAAGGCATATTACTATCACTTGACTCACACAAACCAGTACCAGCTCCATTTTTAACCAAAACTTACCAACTTGTCGACGATCCCACCACCGATCACATTGTTTCATGGGGTGAAGATGATACTACTTTTGTTGTATGGCGGCCACCCGAGTTTGCTCGTGATCTTCTTCCTAATTACTTCAAGCACAATAATTTCTCTAGCTTTGTGAGACAACTCAACACTTAT ggttttaggaagATTGTACCGGATAGATGGGAATTTGCCAATGAGTACTTCAAGAAAGGTGAAAAACACTTGCTTTGTGAGATCCATAGAAGGAAAACAGCTCAGCCACAAGTGACGGCAGCGTTAAACCACTACAACCACCACCACCGTCATTTACACACACAGTCACCTATGGTTAATAATACTCATTATGGTTACTTTCCATTTCCAAGCCGAGTTAGCATTTCACCACCTGACTCAGATGAACAAACAACCAACTGGTGTGACTCACCACCGCTTTCTTCAACCACCGGCGGTGGAGGAAGCTATAACAACAGCTCGGTTACAGCTTTATCAGAAGACAATGAAAGGTTAAGAAGAAGCAACAATTTACTCATCTCTGAATTAGCACATATGAAAAAGCTTTACAATGATATCATCTACTTTGTTCAAAACCATGTTAAACCAGTCACTCCAAGTAATTCATATTCTCCTTCTTTGCTCCTTTGTTCCCCAAACCAGCACCACTTTGGGTATTATCCAAATAGTCCAACACCCCAAGTTCAAGTCTTAAATGAAGAACCAAACAACAACAAGACAAAGCTCTTCGGTGTCCCTTTACAATCCAAGAAAAGGTTACACCCTGAATATGGTGGTTCAACGGCAGCTAACATGGAGACTCATAAACCTCGTTTGGTCTTAGAAAAAGATGATATAGGGTTGAATCTTATGCCTTCTTCTACATGTTAG